A window of the Roseburia sp. 831b genome harbors these coding sequences:
- a CDS encoding tyrosine-type recombinase/integrase → MPAYKDNVHNTWYCMFYFEDWTGQKKKKKKCGFKTKKEALEWESEFKLTANANMDMKMVDFIEIYFRDKNGELKDRTKKNKRYMIENRIVPYFGDCKMNEITASDIIQWQNEMLQMNFSDSYLRMLQNQMTALFTHASKIYNLKNNPCKKVKKMGRSDSRSLTFWTLEEYEKFLASIDKDSRYYVLFETLFWTGMRIGELLALTKEDVDLKNNQININKTFYRTGGKDIITSPKTEQSIRVVEIPQFLADELREYLEHVYELPDTERIFPVGQEAVQHKLKYHVEQSGVERIRVHDLRHSHASYLINQGVEPLLIKDRLGHKDIKITLNTYGHLYPNQQKKVANLLDANRTKKES, encoded by the coding sequence ATGCCTGCATACAAAGATAACGTACACAATACATGGTATTGTATGTTTTACTTCGAGGACTGGACTGGTCAGAAGAAGAAAAAGAAAAAATGTGGATTTAAGACCAAGAAAGAAGCGTTGGAGTGGGAAAGTGAATTTAAGCTTACTGCAAATGCAAATATGGATATGAAAATGGTTGATTTCATAGAGATTTATTTCAGAGATAAGAACGGAGAATTAAAAGACCGTACAAAGAAGAATAAACGATATATGATTGAAAATCGTATTGTACCATATTTTGGAGATTGCAAGATGAACGAGATTACTGCATCGGATATTATTCAATGGCAGAATGAAATGTTGCAGATGAATTTCTCCGATTCCTATTTACGTATGCTTCAAAATCAAATGACAGCTTTGTTTACACATGCATCAAAGATTTACAACTTAAAGAATAACCCATGTAAAAAGGTTAAAAAGATGGGGCGTTCCGATAGTAGGAGCTTAACGTTTTGGACATTGGAAGAGTACGAGAAGTTCCTTGCTTCGATTGATAAGGACTCAAGATATTACGTACTATTTGAAACACTGTTTTGGACTGGTATGCGTATAGGGGAACTGTTGGCACTTACCAAAGAAGATGTTGATTTGAAAAACAATCAAATCAATATTAACAAGACGTTTTATCGTACTGGTGGAAAAGATATTATCACATCGCCAAAAACAGAGCAGTCCATTCGTGTTGTAGAAATACCACAGTTTTTAGCAGATGAATTGAGAGAGTATTTGGAGCATGTATATGAATTACCAGATACAGAACGTATCTTTCCGGTTGGACAAGAAGCGGTTCAGCACAAGTTAAAATATCACGTAGAACAATCTGGTGTTGAGAGGATTAGAGTACATGACCTTAGACATTCTCATGCATCCTATCTTATCAATCAAGGTGTAGAGCCACTTTTGATTAAGGATAGACTTGGACACAAGGATATCAAAATCACATTGAATACCTACGGACATTTATATCCAAATCAGCAGAAAAAGGTGGCGAATTTATTAGATGCAAACAGAACAAAAAAAGAGTCTTAA
- a CDS encoding AAA family ATPase, translated as MENLKIINMADVETKKVEFLWYPYIPYGKLTIIQGDPGEGKTTAVLQIAALLTKGEKLPEDDQEREPVNVIYQTAEDGLADTVKPRLEAAGADCSRVLVIDESEQGLSMSDLRIEEAIKQTGAKLVILDPIQAYLGSGVDMHRANEIRPVMKHLGDLAEKYNCAIILIGHMNKASGSKSTYRGLGSIDFQATARSVLIVGRVKDDPTCRVIAHDKSSLAPEGQSIAFRLDKDNGFMWEGPIELTVEELLSGEPKVTKLKAAKDFLTEFLSDGPKPSTEIFEAAEVDGIKRRTLFTAKEELEITATKVGDKWHWGF; from the coding sequence ATGGAAAACTTAAAAATTATCAATATGGCAGATGTGGAAACCAAGAAAGTAGAGTTTCTTTGGTATCCATATATTCCTTACGGGAAGCTAACGATTATACAAGGCGACCCGGGGGAAGGTAAAACAACAGCGGTATTGCAGATAGCAGCACTTTTGACTAAAGGTGAGAAACTTCCGGAGGATGATCAGGAACGTGAACCTGTGAACGTTATCTATCAGACTGCGGAAGATGGATTGGCAGACACAGTAAAACCGAGACTAGAAGCTGCAGGGGCAGATTGTTCGAGGGTGCTTGTCATTGATGAATCAGAGCAAGGACTTAGCATGTCAGATTTACGCATCGAAGAGGCGATAAAGCAGACTGGAGCGAAGCTTGTGATACTTGACCCTATCCAAGCATATCTTGGCTCTGGAGTGGATATGCACCGTGCAAATGAGATACGTCCAGTAATGAAACACTTAGGTGATTTAGCTGAGAAATACAACTGTGCAATCATCCTTATCGGGCATATGAACAAAGCAAGTGGTAGTAAATCTACGTACAGAGGACTTGGCTCTATCGACTTTCAAGCAACTGCAAGAAGTGTGTTGATTGTCGGTAGAGTAAAGGATGACCCTACTTGCAGAGTGATTGCACACGATAAAAGCAGTCTTGCACCGGAAGGACAGTCGATTGCCTTTCGATTAGACAAAGACAATGGGTTTATGTGGGAAGGGCCTATCGAACTGACCGTAGAGGAATTGCTTAGTGGAGAACCAAAGGTTACAAAACTGAAAGCAGCCAAGGATTTTCTAACAGAGTTTCTGTCGGATGGACCAAAGCCTAGTACAGAAATCTTTGAAGCTGCAGAAGTGGATGGTATCAAAAGACGTACGCTATTTACCGCCAAAGAAGAGTTGGAAATAACAGCTACCAAAGTTGGCGACAAATGGCATTGGGGTTTTTGA
- a CDS encoding complexin-2: protein MKEKQIQISQRLFITLVKCFVLDMEVDCEEIKKELNRKLDAVALRQLYSTYKTAPTDAEKEEARQKYLDAKGVPTSFRW, encoded by the coding sequence ATGAAAGAGAAACAAATTCAGATATCACAGAGGCTTTTTATTACGCTCGTAAAATGTTTTGTACTTGATATGGAAGTGGATTGTGAAGAGATAAAGAAAGAACTAAATAGGAAGTTGGATGCTGTGGCATTGCGACAATTATACAGTACATATAAAACAGCTCCAACGGATGCGGAGAAAGAGGAAGCACGCCAAAAATATCTCGATGCAAAAGGAGTACCTACGAGCTTTCGATGGTAG
- a CDS encoding plasmid recombination protein, giving the protein MPASAQTVSVSRGKTAIEHDLREYTPNNVDPSMSVYNAVLINELGGKSLAEYTNEYMKPYIEEYNAKQRRSDRMKSYDYAADYIEEQNNMQKSRQNYTAGQLAYEYVIQFGDHQTMDVNEVVKKPKLRKEVHAMFEEFIQSYQSSYPHMRIILATVHMDEPKGTPHMHILVQPIGEGYKQGLSHQVSLTKALACDGFERSEKKGDRLSMTRWQDDIKDNIMEPILVRHKYARAYKDGEKQHMPVAMYKRAMAEKDAIVEDAKVEAEQIVEKAREEVEELEEEKDYLINGNGKDSAYDMPFEDWSIADLKCEKEFLINGDPDFSGDIFRGVSELEEKHSELRADIKDLEQAKEEKTAEVASVEDRYSKMWDEYEALRDGYKDKDGKHILGYNELVQRHKELLQDPARLLETEEGQQVLEEAKEEIVETVQKNLVSNMLGFIKREIFDTLKEWLVEPIYKAINEMMRGHWFQLNDNDKKILTGAIDRTVDRLVDKLDIGSKIEENVCENMPSENQIEQEVQRIYRGRGR; this is encoded by the coding sequence ATGCCAGCAAGTGCACAAACAGTATCTGTAAGCAGAGGAAAAACTGCAATAGAACATGACCTAAGAGAATATACGCCGAACAATGTTGACCCATCTATGTCGGTATACAACGCAGTTTTGATAAATGAACTCGGTGGGAAATCTCTTGCGGAATATACAAACGAATATATGAAACCGTATATTGAAGAATACAATGCTAAGCAACGTAGAAGTGATAGAATGAAGTCTTATGATTATGCAGCGGACTACATTGAAGAGCAAAATAATATGCAGAAATCGAGACAGAATTACACAGCCGGTCAGCTTGCGTATGAGTATGTAATACAGTTTGGTGACCACCAAACTATGGATGTTAACGAAGTGGTAAAGAAGCCTAAACTTCGTAAGGAAGTGCATGCGATGTTTGAGGAGTTCATTCAATCTTATCAATCATCCTATCCTCATATGAGGATTATTCTTGCTACGGTGCATATGGATGAACCCAAGGGAACACCACATATGCATATCCTAGTTCAGCCGATTGGAGAGGGCTATAAGCAGGGATTATCGCATCAGGTATCACTTACAAAGGCATTAGCTTGTGATGGTTTTGAACGTTCAGAGAAAAAGGGAGACCGCCTATCTATGACAAGATGGCAAGATGATATTAAGGATAATATTATGGAACCGATTCTGGTACGTCATAAATATGCAAGAGCCTATAAGGATGGAGAAAAACAGCATATGCCGGTAGCGATGTATAAAAGAGCAATGGCAGAAAAGGATGCGATTGTAGAAGATGCTAAGGTAGAAGCGGAACAAATCGTAGAGAAAGCTCGTGAAGAGGTCGAAGAATTGGAAGAGGAGAAGGATTATCTAATCAATGGTAATGGAAAAGACTCTGCGTATGATATGCCTTTTGAAGATTGGTCGATTGCAGATTTGAAGTGTGAAAAAGAATTCCTAATAAACGGAGACCCAGACTTTTCGGGAGATATATTCAGGGGTGTTTCAGAATTGGAAGAAAAGCACTCGGAATTAAGAGCTGATATAAAAGACTTGGAGCAAGCAAAGGAAGAAAAGACTGCAGAGGTAGCAAGTGTCGAAGATAGGTATTCAAAGATGTGGGATGAGTATGAGGCGTTAAGAGATGGGTACAAAGATAAGGATGGAAAACATATCTTGGGATATAATGAGCTGGTGCAGCGACATAAGGAGCTACTTCAAGATCCTGCAAGATTATTAGAGACAGAGGAAGGTCAGCAGGTTCTTGAAGAAGCGAAAGAGGAGATTGTAGAGACAGTGCAAAAGAACCTCGTATCCAATATGCTTGGATTTATCAAAAGAGAGATTTTTGACACATTGAAAGAATGGCTTGTAGAACCAATTTACAAAGCTATCAATGAAATGATGCGTGGACATTGGTTTCAGTTAAATGACAATGATAAGAAAATCTTAACCGGAGCAATAGACAGAACAGTTGACCGATTAGTTGATAAGTTGGACATTGGCTCTAAGATAGAGGAGAATGTTTGCGAGAATATGCCAAGTGAAAATCAGATAGAGCAAGAAGTACAAAGAATATACAGAGGGCGAGGAAGATAG
- a CDS encoding helix-turn-helix domain-containing protein: MTFGEKLREARKEVCLSQEQLAEKMCVSRSAIAKWETDKGMPDINNLKVMSKLLNVSVDYLLDNEEKISFNEIKEAININDYEKNGKCRDKKDAACYENNKDANAIYALVRNKKMTKTEWIIDFIIQPGVVDLLDQTKEFAGFYLVEKGTKQYLVKVTNEFIVTNELAEKVEPKKFVVGNHQYKKLYQIV, encoded by the coding sequence ATGACATTTGGAGAAAAATTAAGGGAAGCAAGAAAAGAAGTATGTTTATCGCAGGAGCAGTTGGCCGAAAAAATGTGTGTTTCAAGATCGGCAATCGCAAAATGGGAGACAGATAAGGGTATGCCTGATATAAATAATCTTAAGGTTATGTCAAAATTACTTAATGTAAGTGTTGATTATCTTTTAGATAATGAAGAAAAGATTAGCTTTAATGAAATAAAGGAAGCTATTAACATTAATGATTATGAAAAGAATGGCAAATGCAGAGACAAAAAAGACGCGGCTTGCTATGAAAATAATAAAGATGCTAATGCAATATATGCCCTTGTTAGAAATAAGAAGATGACTAAGACTGAGTGGATTATTGATTTTATTATTCAGCCCGGTGTTGTTGATTTACTAGATCAAACTAAAGAGTTTGCAGGATTCTATTTAGTAGAAAAGGGAACAAAGCAGTATCTAGTGAAAGTAACAAATGAATTTATCGTGACAAATGAACTTGCCGAAAAGGTGGAGCCCAAAAAGTTTGTTGTAGGAAATCATCAGTACAAAAAGTTATATCAGATTGTTTAG
- a CDS encoding rhomboid family intramembrane serine protease — MKNLTKKYPVVTTLILICLVFAIVSSFYGKMYDLFAFHSKPIYIWQYISGTFMHGSKEAPIWFLWVHLILNCLMIIPFGSILENKLGSKNTFIAFIVAMIISSLLFQVITLPYSEDIVASGISAIGYAFVTGGIMNMKDLWKKYSIKTKGLYIILISLSLIMLLPIITGWMSTLMHLSGIISYFIVYFTIRHFKITER, encoded by the coding sequence ATGAAGAATCTAACAAAAAAATATCCAGTTGTTACTACACTAATACTAATTTGTTTAGTATTTGCTATTGTTTCTTCCTTTTATGGAAAAATGTATGATTTATTTGCATTTCACTCTAAACCTATTTATATTTGGCAATATATAAGTGGTACTTTTATGCATGGTAGTAAAGAAGCACCGATTTGGTTTTTATGGGTTCACTTAATTTTAAATTGTCTTATGATAATTCCTTTTGGCAGTATATTAGAAAATAAACTAGGTTCAAAAAATACATTTATTGCATTTATTGTCGCTATGATAATATCCTCACTTCTTTTTCAAGTAATAACATTGCCTTATAGTGAAGATATAGTAGCTAGTGGTATATCAGCAATAGGATATGCATTTGTTACTGGTGGAATTATGAATATGAAAGATTTATGGAAAAAATATTCTATTAAAACAAAAGGGTTATATATAATTTTGATTAGTCTATCACTAATAATGCTTTTGCCAATTATTACTGGCTGGATGTCAACTCTTATGCATCTATCAGGTATTATCAGTTATTTTATAGTTTATTTTACAATAAGACATTTTAAAATAACAGAGAGGTAA
- a CDS encoding GNAT family N-acetyltransferase has translation MADIEFIRCSGTNEDFIENCQLLDIDLDRRVGRVIKRDKYKQYNQLDEIKEVVVVYVDGKAAGAGAIREYQYGDIDNATELKRVFVREEFQGKGIGTKLVLELIEWAKELGYRKLILETGELLQESCHVYRKVGFNKMDNYGPYVSMPESLCMMKEL, from the coding sequence ATGGCTGATATTGAATTTATTAGATGCTCTGGGACAAATGAAGACTTTATCGAAAACTGTCAATTATTAGATATAGATTTAGATAGGCGAGTAGGAAGAGTTATTAAGAGAGATAAATATAAACAGTATAATCAACTTGATGAGATAAAGGAGGTTGTAGTTGTGTATGTTGATGGAAAAGCCGCTGGTGCTGGAGCGATTAGAGAATATCAGTACGGTGATATCGACAATGCAACCGAGTTGAAAAGAGTATTTGTCAGAGAAGAATTCCAAGGAAAAGGAATAGGAACCAAACTGGTTCTTGAATTAATCGAGTGGGCGAAAGAACTAGGATATAGGAAATTGATTCTTGAAACTGGAGAATTGTTACAAGAATCGTGTCATGTATATCGAAAAGTGGGATTTAATAAAATGGATAATTATGGTCCTTATGTTTCAATGCCAGAATCATTGTGCATGATGAAAGAATTGTAA
- a CDS encoding CPBP family intramembrane glutamic endopeptidase, whose amino-acid sequence MKNIKVKKTVYIVLVILGLFIAQTFASKLGGFIADLIQYAVIDKDGTFMSISVHHIIQMIVALVLIFVISKKSDLEFWLKPRLNKSGILYTTIFDIVILMYVLISYIVGYSLNTIVPYAYELNISNVLGTLGFQLFLSGTSEEILFRALPITVLGGVIGKDKKGYAFIIVIASVLFSAAHIQWTLFPVSLTFSWFQLIYAFILGIAYGLTYVKSESIIYPMIMHGLSNFFMVGMGYIFMTVMD is encoded by the coding sequence ATGAAAAACATTAAGGTAAAAAAGACAGTATATATTGTACTCGTTATATTAGGTTTGTTCATTGCTCAAACTTTTGCAAGCAAGTTAGGTGGTTTCATTGCTGATTTAATTCAATATGCAGTGATTGATAAAGATGGTACATTTATGAGTATTTCTGTGCATCACATTATTCAGATGATAGTGGCTTTAGTGCTTATTTTTGTTATTAGTAAGAAAAGTGATTTAGAATTTTGGTTAAAGCCGAGGTTAAATAAGAGCGGTATACTATATACGACGATTTTTGATATTGTCATTTTAATGTATGTTCTTATTAGTTATATCGTTGGATATTCACTTAATACAATTGTGCCATACGCATATGAGCTAAATATATCAAATGTTTTAGGAACCTTAGGGTTTCAACTGTTTTTATCAGGAACATCAGAAGAAATTTTGTTTAGAGCACTTCCGATTACTGTTCTTGGTGGAGTGATAGGCAAAGATAAAAAAGGTTATGCATTTATTATTGTAATAGCCTCGGTACTATTTTCTGCTGCACATATCCAATGGACATTGTTTCCTGTTTCATTAACTTTTTCATGGTTTCAGTTGATTTATGCATTTATATTAGGTATAGCGTATGGACTTACATATGTGAAATCAGAAAGTATTATTTACCCCATGATTATGCACGGATTGAGCAATTTCTTTATGGTTGGAATGGGGTATATATTTATGACTGTGATGGACTAA